A genomic segment from Drosophila miranda strain MSH22 chromosome 3, D.miranda_PacBio2.1, whole genome shotgun sequence encodes:
- the LOC108159016 gene encoding patronin isoform X34, which translates to MDAAESQEIRQARQRASVKWLLSKAFNNRVPDNLKEPFYRDHENQERLKPQIIVELGNATLYCQTLSNLYSDPNYQSLNHWSIIQTLARKGVPVAESSDMPITETVLIQTNPLRINAHMSVIESLMVLYAKEISSGDRIMSAIRRISGSNYQTPPGQTYEQALLAWISHACAALKKRIIKEVETGLPDENGTRLQTPDIPPVRDFQDLCDGICLALLIAYYCPKVVPWTMVRINYLPAVEDSIHNILLVSNFSQKHLPYGVFHMTPEDVTFMRGSMKLNLVLLLTDLFNLFEIHPAKCVCYPGMDGQDVIARRTLGANEHGICHRRGLTMQPVMPIPDLRSDLDQPPVGSPSNRPPFQVPHSNSFSGGLNRRSTPPNEHQQQQQQHQQAVVQANSNHFDGNQGEAFVVHKSRGITTLSSMHSQQQQQHHHQQQHQQQQQFHQQQQSQLQQQLQQQQQQQQQQQQEPLVPARLRQAKEKTNVESKADERGDFVAAGRPSNWEQSRRPSFAGRRSRRNSSSEDSQLTIENFGGSQDQLNTLGGRFDRDRERDRDRDRERKLSNTSIAEPAVAVRSSIADARGTLQLGYDTDSGSEKQDRETEKYSMRRQASVDNVPTVSAHNLSNASSPLPQARNKQHSSDKDYSHSVADTYNDARSSAYDPESTPVRKSSTSSMPASPAAWQLDVGDEDMRSLENASKLSTIRMKLEEKRRRIEQDKRKIEMALLRHQEKEDLESCPEVMKWETMSNESKRTPDMDPVDLDKYQVGEQSIAIMNMNLQDIQQDIHRLATQQSQMQAQHLQAQQLLQAQQIANMLNQQQQTYGSQQHLSDHHYQQQQRPMQQSFGSSPHLPQAYNAPVSAYSSRPPSRDPYQQQQHQQQHQQQQQQPMAMPQPMQFVNEHGQYMSPPQPSHYQPQSIYSDNGAPYNNHSPHYGAAAPPQYRSSVVFDDYGQPTNHFYLHESSPQAQPQVHPQRRTWAHSAAAAAYEQQQQIQQPMVDVNAWQSQQQQQQHHQQQKKAQQPWMNRPPSSAGGAAQGSFMLHQNGGGGGGGGGGELQHLFQVQASPQHSQRQLGGGANGVQRQQSLTNLRDNRSPKSQHQPQTMGMAMQQEDMMAPQSICFIGDEEDVDEVERNIIESMQATRISDFVLQQQQQQQHHQQQLQLQQQQQRLQGGRGSSSEDYDSGEMISNKLNITSGNLTYRIPSPSRPSIQANSFQDPRDCEDQPAEKGFYISFDDDQPKRPKPPLRAKRSPKKEALPLGDSSSSSRDRDRDSVDHQTLLKRESLSQLHNNNNNNGSEDGHKSAGANRHSIHGLNHSNSVKSPGNATYNKYTDEAPIQLRHLAVSGSDPFGHEPHPHPQPMQQQPMSPTRIQQSNNSAEAAKNKALVIGADATNLDPESVDEMERRKEKIMLLSLQRRQQQEEAKARKEIEASQKREKEREKEEERARKKEDQMARRAAILEQHRLKKAIEEAEREGKTLDRPDLHVKLQPQSSSATNPRLRQQRTTRPRPKTIHVDDASVDISEASSISSRGKKGSSSNLTDSGLGRATPPRRAPSPGMGASGPKLYKQPAAKSNRGIILNAVEYCVFPGAVNREAKQKVLEKIARSEAKHFLVLFRDAGCQFRALYSYMPESGDQVTKLYGTGPSQVDEVMFDKFFKYNSGGKCFSQVHTKHLTVTIDAFTIHNSLWQGKRVQLPSKKDMALVI; encoded by the exons ATGGATGCCGCCGAATCACAGGAAATACGACAG GCTCGTCAACGTGCTTCCGTCAAGTGGCTGCTCTCGAAGGCCTTCAACAATCGTGTGCCGGACAACCTGAAGGAGCCCTTCTATCGCGACCATGAGAATCAGGAGCGCCTCAAGCCCCAGATCATTGTGGAGCTGGGCAACGCCACGCTGTACTGCCAGACGTTGTCCAATCTGTACTCAGATCCCAACTACCAAAGCTTGAATCACTGGTCAATAATACAGACGCTAGCGCGCAAGGGTGTCCCGGTGGCCGAGTCCTCGGACATGCCCATTACCGAAACGGTATTAATTCAAACGAATCCGTTGCGAATT AACGCCCACATGTCTGTGATAGAATCGCTGATGGTTTTGTATGCCAAGGAGATATCATCGGGTGACCGCATCATGTCGGCCATCAGAAG AATATCTGGCAGCAATTACCAGACGCCTCCTGGCCAAACGTATGAGCAAGCTCTGCTGGCTTGGATTTCGCATGCCTGCGCGGCTCTGAAGAAGCGCATCATCAAGGAGGTGGAGACAGGGCTGCCCGATGAGAAT GGCACGCGTCTGCAGACGCCGGACATACCGCCAGTGAGGGACTTCCAGGATCTGTGCGATGGCATCTGCCTGGCGCTGCTCATCGCCTACTACTGCCCCAAGGTGGTGCCCTGGACGATGGTGCGCATCAACTATCTGCCGGCTGTCGAGGACTCCATACACAATATCCTGCTCGTGAGCAATTTCTCACAGAAGCATCTGCCATATGGCGTCTTCCACATGACGCCCGAGGATGTGACCTTCATGAGGGG ATCGATGAAACTGAATCTGGTACTGCTGCTCACGGATCTGTTCAATCTGTTCGAGATACATCCGGCGAAGTGTGTCTGCTACCCGGGCATGGATGGTCAGG ATGTCATCGCCCGGCGCACCTTGGGCGCCAATGAGCACGGAATCTGCCACCGACGGGGCCTCACAATGCAGCCCGTTATGCCCATACCCGATCTCCGCAGCGATCTCGACCAGCCGCCCGTTGGCTCGCCCTCGAATCGGCCGCCATTTCAAG TTCCGCATTCGAATTCATTCAGCGGCGGCTTAAATCGCAGATCCACCCCGCCAAACgaacaccaacaacagcaacaacaacaccaacaggCGGTTGTTCAAGCAAATTCGAATCATTTCGATGGTAATCAAGGCGAAG CCTTCGTCGTGCACAAGTCGCGTGGCATCACCACACTCTCATCCATGCactcgcagcagcagcagcaacaccaccaccaacagcaacatcagcaacagcaacagttccaccagcagcagcagtcgcagctacagcaacagctacagcagcaacagcagcagcagcagcagcagcagcaggagcccTTGGTTCCGGCTCGCTTGCGTCAGGCTAAAGAAAAGACCAATGTCGAGTCCAAGGCGGATGAGAGAG GCGATTTTGTCGCTGCGGGTCGACCAAGTAACTGGGAACAGAGCCGTCGGCCAAGCTTTGCAG GGCGCCGCTCGCGCAGGAACTCCTCCAGCGAGGACTCCCAGCTGACCATCGAGAACTTTGGCGGCTCCCAGGATCAGCTGAACACGCTGGGAGGCAGATTCGATCGGGATCGCGAACGGGAccgagacagggacagggagcGGAAGTTGTCCAACACCAGCATAG CTGAACCCGCTGTGGCCGTGCGCTCCTCCATTGCCGATGCCCGGGGCACGCTGCAGCTTGGCTACGACACGGATTCGGGCTCGGAGAAGCAGGACCGCGAGACGGAGAAGTATTCAATGCGTCGGCAGGCGAG TGTCGACAATGTGCCCACGGTGTCGGCTCACAATCTATCGAATGCGAGCAGCCCCTTGCCACAGGCACGGAACAAGCAACATTCCAGCGACAAAGACTACAGCCACAGCGTGGCGGACACCTACAACGATGCCCGCTCCAGTGCCTACGATCCGGAGAGCACACCAGTGCGCAAGTCCTCCACCAGCAGCATGCCAGCGAGCCCCGCAGCCTGGCAGCTGGACGTGGGCGATGAGGACATGCGCTCGCTGGAGAACGCCAGCAAGCTGTCCACCATACGCATGAAGCTGGAGGAGAAGCGTCGTCGCATTGAGCAGGACAAGCGGAAGATCGAAATGGCCCTGCTCAGGCACCAGGAGAAG GAGGATCTCGAATCTTGTCCGGAGGTTATGAAGTGGGAGACCATGAGTAATGAATCGAAGCGCACGCCGGACATGGATCCCGTTGACTTGGACAAGTACCAGGTGGGTGAG CAAAGCATCGCCATCATGAACATGAATCTGCAGGATATCCAGCAGGATATCCACCGCCTGGCCACGCAGCAGAGCCAGATGCAGGCCCAGCACCTGCAGGCGCAGCAGCTCCTGCAGGCCCAGCAAATAGCCAATATGCTGAACCAG cagcaacagacgTATGGGTCGCAGCAGCACCTGTCTGACCACCactaccagcagcagcagagaccCATGCAGCAAAGCTTTGGCTCATCGCCGCATCTTCCGCAGGCCTACAATGCCCCAGTCAGTGCGTACAGCTCCCGTCCGCCCAGCCGCGATCCctaccagcagcaacaacatcagcagcaacaccagcagcagcagcagcagcccatgGCCATGCCCCAGCCGATGCAGTTCGTCAATGAGCACGGCCAGTACATGTCGCCGCCGCAGCCCTCCCACTACCAGCCGCAGAGCATCTACAGCGACAACGGAGCGCCCTACAACAACCACTCGCCGCACTACGGAGCGGCTGCTCCTCCGCAGTACAGGAGCAGTGTGGTCTTCGATGACTATGGCCAGCCCACGAACCACTTCTACCTGCATGAGTCCTCGCCACAGGCACAGCCACAGGTCCATCCCCAGCGCCGCACCTGGGCGCActcagcagcagccgccgcctacgagcagcagcagcagatacAGCAGCCGATGGTGGATGTGAATGCGTGGCAgtcacagcagcagcagcaacagcaccaccagcagcagaagaaggccCAGCAGCCCTGGATGAACAGGCCTCCCTCCAGCGCGGGAGGAGCGGCCCAGGGCAGCTTTATGCTGCACCAGAACGGGGGAGGaggtggtggcggcggcggaggcGAGCTCCAGCATCTGTTCCAGGTGCAGGCCTCGCCGCAGCACTCGCAGCGCCAGTTGGGTGGGGGGGCCAACGGGGTGCAGAGACAGCAATCACTGACCAATCTGCGCGACAATCGCTCGCCCAAGTCCCAGCACCAGCCGCAGACCATGGGTATGGCCATGCAGCAGGAGGACATGATGGCACCGCAGAGCATTTGCTTCATTGGCGACGAGGAGGATGTGGACGAGGTGGAGCGCAACATCATCGAGTCCATGCAGGCCACACGCATCTCGGACTTTGtgcttcagcagcagcagcaacagcaacatcaccagcagcaactgcaactgcagcagcagcagcagcgtctgCAAGGCGGAAGGGGCAGTAGTTCGGAGGACTACGACAGCGGCGAGATGATTTCCAACAAGCTGAACATCACCAGCGGCAATCTCACCTACCGCATACCCTCGCCCTCGCGCCCCTCCATTCAGGCCAACAGTTTCCAGGACCCGCGCGATTGCGAGGATCAGCCGGCTGAGAAGGGCTTCTACATCTCCTTCGACGACGACCAGCCCAAGCGGCCCAAGCCGCCGCTGCGCGCCAAGCGCTCGCCCAAGAAGGAGGCCCTTCCGTTgggcgacagcagcagcagcagccgcgacagggacagggacagcgTGGACCACCAGACTCTGCTCAAACGGGAGTCCCTAAGTCAACtgcacaacaacaataacaacaacggCAGCGAGGACGGCCACAAGTCAGCAGGGGCCAACAGGCACAGCATCCACGGCCTCAACCACTCCAACAGTGTCAAATCGCCCGGCAATGCCACCTACAACAAGTACACGGACGAGGCGCCCATCCAACTACGCCATCTGGCCGTATCGGGCTCGGATCCATTTGGCCacgagccacacccacacccacagcccatgcagcagcagcccatgTCACCCACGCGAATCCAGCAGAGCAACAACAGTGCCGAGGCGGCCAAGAACAAGGCGCTGGTGATTGGAGCCGACGCCACCAACCTAGATCCG GAGTCTGTGGATGAAATGGAGCGACGAAAAGAGAAGATCATGCTGCTGTCCCTGCAGCGGCgtcagcagcaggaggaggccAAGGCACGCAAGGAGATCGAGGCCTCGCAGAAGCGGGAAAAGGAGcgggagaaggaggaggagcgcgCACGCAAGAAGGAGGATCAAATGGCGCGACGAGCGGCCATATTGGAACAGCATAGACTCAAGAAAGCCATCGAAGAGGCCGAACGAGAG GGCAAAACCCTGGATCGGCCCGATCTGCATGTGAAACTGCAACCCCAGTCATCTAGTGCAACGAATCCGCGACTCCGGCAGCAGCGCACGACACGTCCCAGGCCCAAGACCATTCATGTGGACGATGCCAGTGTGGACATCAGTGAGGCTTCGAGCATCTCTAGTCGGGGCAAGAAGGGCTCCAGCTCGAATCTAACCG ATTCGGGACTGGGACGCGCCACACCGCCGAGGCGCGCACCCTCGCCTGGAATGGGCGCTTCAG GTCCAAAACTCTACAAGCAACCAGCGGCCAAATCCAATCGCGGCATTATACTGAATGCCGTCGAATACTGCGTCTTTCCGGGCGCCGTGAACCGTGAGGCCAAACAGAAAGTGCTCGAGAAGATAGCACGCTCGGAGGCGAAACACTTCCTAGTACTCTTCCGCGATGCGGGCTGCCAGTTCCGCGCCCTCTACAGCTACATGCCCGAGTCCGGGGACCAGGTGACCAAGCTGTACGGCACCGGACCTAGTCAAGTCGACGAAGTCATGTTCGATAAGTTCTTCAA ATACAACTCAGGGGGCAAGTGCTTCTCGCAAGTGCACACCAAGCATCTGACCGTCACCATCGACGCCTTCACAATACACAACTCGCTCTGGCAGGGTAAGCGGGTGCAGTTGCCCAGCAAAAAGGACATGGCGCTTGTTATCTAA
- the LOC108159016 gene encoding patronin isoform X30 — protein MDAAESQEIRQARQRASVKWLLSKAFNNRVPDNLKEPFYRDHENQERLKPQIIVELGNATLYCQTLSNLYSDPNYQSLNHWSIIQTLARKGVPVAESSDMPITETVLIQTNPLRINAHMSVIESLMVLYAKEISSGDRIMSAIRRISGSNYQTPPGQTYEQALLAWISHACAALKKRIIKEVETGLPDENGTRLQTPDIPPVRDFQDLCDGICLALLIAYYCPKVVPWTMVRINYLPAVEDSIHNILLVSNFSQKHLPYGVFHMTPEDVTFMRGSMKLNLVLLLTDLFNLFEIHPAKCVCYPGMDGQDVIARRTLGANEHGICHRRGLTMQPVMPIPDLRSDLDQPPVGSPSNRPPFQVPHSNSFSGGLNRRSTPPNEHQQQQQQHQQAVVQANSNHFDGNQGEAFVVHKSRGITTLSSMHSQQQQQHHHQQQHQQQQQFHQQQQSQLQQQLQQQQQQQQQQQQEPLVPARLRQAKEKTNVESKADERGDFVAAGRPSNWEQSRRPSFAGRRSRRNSSSEDSQLTIENFGGSQDQLNTLGGRFDRDRERDRDRDRERKLSNTSIAEPAVAVRSSIADARGTLQLGYDTDSGSEKQDRETEKYSMRRQASVDNVPTVSAHNLSNASSPLPQARNKQHSSDKDYSHSVADTYNDARSSAYDPESTPVRKSSTSSMPASPAAWQLDVGDEDMRSLENASKLSTIRMKLEEKRRRIEQDKRKIEMALLRHQEKEDLESCPEVMKWETMSNESKRTPDMDPVDLDKYQVGEQSIAIMNMNLQDIQQDIHRLATQQSQMQAQHLQAQQLLQAQQIANMLNQQQQTYGSQQHLSDHHYQQQQRPMQQSFGSSPHLPQAYNAPVSAYSSRPPSRDPYQQQQHQQQHQQQQQQPMAMPQPMQFVNEHGQYMSPPQPSHYQPQSIYSDNGAPYNNHSPHYGAAAPPQYRSSVVFDDYGQPTNHFYLHESSPQAQPQVHPQRRTWAHSAAAAAYEQQQQIQQPMVDVNAWQSQQQQQQHHQQQKKAQQPWMNRPPSSAGGAAQGSFMLHQNGGGGGGGGGGELQHLFQVQASPQHSQRQLGGGANGVQRQQSLTNLRDNRSPKSQHQPQTMGMAMQQEDMMAPQSICFIGDEEDVDEVERNIIESMQATRISDFVLQQQQQQQHHQQQLQLQQQQQRLQGGRGSSSEDYDSGEMISNKLNITSGNLTYRIPSPSRPSIQANSFQDPRDCEDQPAEKGFYISFDDDQPKRPKPPLRAKRSPKKEALPLGDSSSSSRDRDRDSVDHQTLLKRESLSQLHNNNNNNGSEDGHKSAGANRHSIHGLNHSNSVKSPGNATYNKYTDEAPIQLRHLAVSGSDPFGHEPHPHPQPMQQQPMSPTRIQQSNNSAEAAKNKALVIGADATNLDPESVDEMERRKEKIMLLSLQRRQQQEEAKARKEIEASQKREKEREKEEERARKKEDQMARRAAILEQHRLKKAIEEAEREGKTLDRPDLHVKLQPQSSSATNPRLRQQRTTRPRPKTIHVDDASVDISEASSISSRGKKGSSSNLTGYGQLSSNSMKRDYYRGSQDSLTVKGPKLYKQPAAKSNRGIILNAVEYCVFPGAVNREAKQKVLEKIARSEAKHFLVLFRDAGCQFRALYSYMPESGDQVTKLYGTGPSQVDEVMFDKFFKYNSGGKCFSQVHTKHLTVTIDAFTIHNSLWQGKRVQLPSKKDMALVI, from the exons ATGGATGCCGCCGAATCACAGGAAATACGACAG GCTCGTCAACGTGCTTCCGTCAAGTGGCTGCTCTCGAAGGCCTTCAACAATCGTGTGCCGGACAACCTGAAGGAGCCCTTCTATCGCGACCATGAGAATCAGGAGCGCCTCAAGCCCCAGATCATTGTGGAGCTGGGCAACGCCACGCTGTACTGCCAGACGTTGTCCAATCTGTACTCAGATCCCAACTACCAAAGCTTGAATCACTGGTCAATAATACAGACGCTAGCGCGCAAGGGTGTCCCGGTGGCCGAGTCCTCGGACATGCCCATTACCGAAACGGTATTAATTCAAACGAATCCGTTGCGAATT AACGCCCACATGTCTGTGATAGAATCGCTGATGGTTTTGTATGCCAAGGAGATATCATCGGGTGACCGCATCATGTCGGCCATCAGAAG AATATCTGGCAGCAATTACCAGACGCCTCCTGGCCAAACGTATGAGCAAGCTCTGCTGGCTTGGATTTCGCATGCCTGCGCGGCTCTGAAGAAGCGCATCATCAAGGAGGTGGAGACAGGGCTGCCCGATGAGAAT GGCACGCGTCTGCAGACGCCGGACATACCGCCAGTGAGGGACTTCCAGGATCTGTGCGATGGCATCTGCCTGGCGCTGCTCATCGCCTACTACTGCCCCAAGGTGGTGCCCTGGACGATGGTGCGCATCAACTATCTGCCGGCTGTCGAGGACTCCATACACAATATCCTGCTCGTGAGCAATTTCTCACAGAAGCATCTGCCATATGGCGTCTTCCACATGACGCCCGAGGATGTGACCTTCATGAGGGG ATCGATGAAACTGAATCTGGTACTGCTGCTCACGGATCTGTTCAATCTGTTCGAGATACATCCGGCGAAGTGTGTCTGCTACCCGGGCATGGATGGTCAGG ATGTCATCGCCCGGCGCACCTTGGGCGCCAATGAGCACGGAATCTGCCACCGACGGGGCCTCACAATGCAGCCCGTTATGCCCATACCCGATCTCCGCAGCGATCTCGACCAGCCGCCCGTTGGCTCGCCCTCGAATCGGCCGCCATTTCAAG TTCCGCATTCGAATTCATTCAGCGGCGGCTTAAATCGCAGATCCACCCCGCCAAACgaacaccaacaacagcaacaacaacaccaacaggCGGTTGTTCAAGCAAATTCGAATCATTTCGATGGTAATCAAGGCGAAG CCTTCGTCGTGCACAAGTCGCGTGGCATCACCACACTCTCATCCATGCactcgcagcagcagcagcaacaccaccaccaacagcaacatcagcaacagcaacagttccaccagcagcagcagtcgcagctacagcaacagctacagcagcaacagcagcagcagcagcagcagcagcaggagcccTTGGTTCCGGCTCGCTTGCGTCAGGCTAAAGAAAAGACCAATGTCGAGTCCAAGGCGGATGAGAGAG GCGATTTTGTCGCTGCGGGTCGACCAAGTAACTGGGAACAGAGCCGTCGGCCAAGCTTTGCAG GGCGCCGCTCGCGCAGGAACTCCTCCAGCGAGGACTCCCAGCTGACCATCGAGAACTTTGGCGGCTCCCAGGATCAGCTGAACACGCTGGGAGGCAGATTCGATCGGGATCGCGAACGGGAccgagacagggacagggagcGGAAGTTGTCCAACACCAGCATAG CTGAACCCGCTGTGGCCGTGCGCTCCTCCATTGCCGATGCCCGGGGCACGCTGCAGCTTGGCTACGACACGGATTCGGGCTCGGAGAAGCAGGACCGCGAGACGGAGAAGTATTCAATGCGTCGGCAGGCGAG TGTCGACAATGTGCCCACGGTGTCGGCTCACAATCTATCGAATGCGAGCAGCCCCTTGCCACAGGCACGGAACAAGCAACATTCCAGCGACAAAGACTACAGCCACAGCGTGGCGGACACCTACAACGATGCCCGCTCCAGTGCCTACGATCCGGAGAGCACACCAGTGCGCAAGTCCTCCACCAGCAGCATGCCAGCGAGCCCCGCAGCCTGGCAGCTGGACGTGGGCGATGAGGACATGCGCTCGCTGGAGAACGCCAGCAAGCTGTCCACCATACGCATGAAGCTGGAGGAGAAGCGTCGTCGCATTGAGCAGGACAAGCGGAAGATCGAAATGGCCCTGCTCAGGCACCAGGAGAAG GAGGATCTCGAATCTTGTCCGGAGGTTATGAAGTGGGAGACCATGAGTAATGAATCGAAGCGCACGCCGGACATGGATCCCGTTGACTTGGACAAGTACCAGGTGGGTGAG CAAAGCATCGCCATCATGAACATGAATCTGCAGGATATCCAGCAGGATATCCACCGCCTGGCCACGCAGCAGAGCCAGATGCAGGCCCAGCACCTGCAGGCGCAGCAGCTCCTGCAGGCCCAGCAAATAGCCAATATGCTGAACCAG cagcaacagacgTATGGGTCGCAGCAGCACCTGTCTGACCACCactaccagcagcagcagagaccCATGCAGCAAAGCTTTGGCTCATCGCCGCATCTTCCGCAGGCCTACAATGCCCCAGTCAGTGCGTACAGCTCCCGTCCGCCCAGCCGCGATCCctaccagcagcaacaacatcagcagcaacaccagcagcagcagcagcagcccatgGCCATGCCCCAGCCGATGCAGTTCGTCAATGAGCACGGCCAGTACATGTCGCCGCCGCAGCCCTCCCACTACCAGCCGCAGAGCATCTACAGCGACAACGGAGCGCCCTACAACAACCACTCGCCGCACTACGGAGCGGCTGCTCCTCCGCAGTACAGGAGCAGTGTGGTCTTCGATGACTATGGCCAGCCCACGAACCACTTCTACCTGCATGAGTCCTCGCCACAGGCACAGCCACAGGTCCATCCCCAGCGCCGCACCTGGGCGCActcagcagcagccgccgcctacgagcagcagcagcagatacAGCAGCCGATGGTGGATGTGAATGCGTGGCAgtcacagcagcagcagcaacagcaccaccagcagcagaagaaggccCAGCAGCCCTGGATGAACAGGCCTCCCTCCAGCGCGGGAGGAGCGGCCCAGGGCAGCTTTATGCTGCACCAGAACGGGGGAGGaggtggtggcggcggcggaggcGAGCTCCAGCATCTGTTCCAGGTGCAGGCCTCGCCGCAGCACTCGCAGCGCCAGTTGGGTGGGGGGGCCAACGGGGTGCAGAGACAGCAATCACTGACCAATCTGCGCGACAATCGCTCGCCCAAGTCCCAGCACCAGCCGCAGACCATGGGTATGGCCATGCAGCAGGAGGACATGATGGCACCGCAGAGCATTTGCTTCATTGGCGACGAGGAGGATGTGGACGAGGTGGAGCGCAACATCATCGAGTCCATGCAGGCCACACGCATCTCGGACTTTGtgcttcagcagcagcagcaacagcaacatcaccagcagcaactgcaactgcagcagcagcagcagcgtctgCAAGGCGGAAGGGGCAGTAGTTCGGAGGACTACGACAGCGGCGAGATGATTTCCAACAAGCTGAACATCACCAGCGGCAATCTCACCTACCGCATACCCTCGCCCTCGCGCCCCTCCATTCAGGCCAACAGTTTCCAGGACCCGCGCGATTGCGAGGATCAGCCGGCTGAGAAGGGCTTCTACATCTCCTTCGACGACGACCAGCCCAAGCGGCCCAAGCCGCCGCTGCGCGCCAAGCGCTCGCCCAAGAAGGAGGCCCTTCCGTTgggcgacagcagcagcagcagccgcgacagggacagggacagcgTGGACCACCAGACTCTGCTCAAACGGGAGTCCCTAAGTCAACtgcacaacaacaataacaacaacggCAGCGAGGACGGCCACAAGTCAGCAGGGGCCAACAGGCACAGCATCCACGGCCTCAACCACTCCAACAGTGTCAAATCGCCCGGCAATGCCACCTACAACAAGTACACGGACGAGGCGCCCATCCAACTACGCCATCTGGCCGTATCGGGCTCGGATCCATTTGGCCacgagccacacccacacccacagcccatgcagcagcagcccatgTCACCCACGCGAATCCAGCAGAGCAACAACAGTGCCGAGGCGGCCAAGAACAAGGCGCTGGTGATTGGAGCCGACGCCACCAACCTAGATCCG GAGTCTGTGGATGAAATGGAGCGACGAAAAGAGAAGATCATGCTGCTGTCCCTGCAGCGGCgtcagcagcaggaggaggccAAGGCACGCAAGGAGATCGAGGCCTCGCAGAAGCGGGAAAAGGAGcgggagaaggaggaggagcgcgCACGCAAGAAGGAGGATCAAATGGCGCGACGAGCGGCCATATTGGAACAGCATAGACTCAAGAAAGCCATCGAAGAGGCCGAACGAGAG GGCAAAACCCTGGATCGGCCCGATCTGCATGTGAAACTGCAACCCCAGTCATCTAGTGCAACGAATCCGCGACTCCGGCAGCAGCGCACGACACGTCCCAGGCCCAAGACCATTCATGTGGACGATGCCAGTGTGGACATCAGTGAGGCTTCGAGCATCTCTAGTCGGGGCAAGAAGGGCTCCAGCTCGAATCTAACCG GCTACGGTCAACTAAGCTCAAATTCAATGAAAAGAGATTATTACAGGGGCTCGCAAGACTCCCTCACAGTGAAAG GTCCAAAACTCTACAAGCAACCAGCGGCCAAATCCAATCGCGGCATTATACTGAATGCCGTCGAATACTGCGTCTTTCCGGGCGCCGTGAACCGTGAGGCCAAACAGAAAGTGCTCGAGAAGATAGCACGCTCGGAGGCGAAACACTTCCTAGTACTCTTCCGCGATGCGGGCTGCCAGTTCCGCGCCCTCTACAGCTACATGCCCGAGTCCGGGGACCAGGTGACCAAGCTGTACGGCACCGGACCTAGTCAAGTCGACGAAGTCATGTTCGATAAGTTCTTCAA ATACAACTCAGGGGGCAAGTGCTTCTCGCAAGTGCACACCAAGCATCTGACCGTCACCATCGACGCCTTCACAATACACAACTCGCTCTGGCAGGGTAAGCGGGTGCAGTTGCCCAGCAAAAAGGACATGGCGCTTGTTATCTAA